The nucleotide window TTGTCTCCCATCTCTCACTGAACCATGAGCATGACTTGCTAACTCGACGAACCATAGATTTCACTACAAGCAACATTGCCTTACGCCTCAAAGATGATTTTCACTCATTCAATGAGGAAAAGCTTCTTCAGGTTTTCGGACGGCCACGGACTGACCCTGTACGACCTTACTCGGAAGAATCCCCTGAGCCTCATGCACCAAGATACATCGTCGAAGCTCTGGACTTCTTGTCATCTTCATCAAACTTGCTCAGTGAGAGGATTTGCATCATTGACTTTGACCAATCATTTACGGCCACCTCTGCTCCTACGAAACTTGGAACCCCAGCGAAGTACCTGGCGCCTGAGGTCGCGGTCGGAGAGCATGCTAGCCCGGCCTCCGATGTCTGGGCCCTGGGCTGCGCGATCTTCCGCGTTCGTTCCGGAGAGGACCTGTTCTTCGACTACGACACGAATTGCCCAGCGGATGTGCTCCGGCAGATTGTGAAAACTGTAGGGGACTTGCCCGACCGATGGAAGGAAACACAattcgacgaggacggtAATCCGACCAAAGATCAAGGCGAGCCATTTTGGGCGCTGGAGGAGACGCGACCCCTGAAAGACAGAGTCCACGAAATTCTTGACGAGTCTCAGGGTCTTTTCATAGATCAAAATGGCGCACCGCAAGATCCAGCTGTAGTCGACCCCGCCCCGCCACAGTTCGAAAGCGACGGCCCTCCGAGAGTGCCGTATACAGAAGCGTACTCTGGAATGCTGTGGAAGCCCACAGCAGTTTGCGTCGACGGGGGTTACTTCGTGGCTTACTCGGACGAGTCTGACGAGATGCTCAAGGCGTTTCCCAAGATAGCTGAAAGCGAAGCCACGCAGCTGGTTGATCTGCTATCAAAGATCTTCGAGTACGATCCAGCGAAACGCGTTGAGGCCAAGGAGTTGATCGGGCACCCTTGGTTTGGACATTCTcagaggaagaggaaacGGGTGGACTGAGGGCATCAATGCATCAACTAAAGTCTATTCAAGGGGTAATGTCAGATAAGAACTCTCACATGGCACATTCCTTCGTTCCTTCAGCTTTAGAGGATGGTACAGTGTTAACATATTCTTGAAGCTCTTGCGTTCCGGGTAAACACCTGTTGCTTTTTACATTGTAAGCAGCTCGGCTTCTCATAAGACGCGCCAGTGTCGTGGTATTATCAGCCTCTATGCTACTGTTCAGATTATCAGCCAATTGCCTCAGTTTGAGGACGTATCAAAAGTTGTCGGTCTATCATGGCTCACCCAGT belongs to Colletotrichum higginsianum IMI 349063 chromosome 5, whole genome shotgun sequence and includes:
- a CDS encoding Protein kinase domain-containing protein, whose amino-acid sequence is MALDPRAKVESEAPPDFSLQTSFGDDLKYFPYQLRGECEDLEAYEPGGFHPVHLGDTFDGRYKVVHKLGFGGFSTVWLARDSASDKWAALKIVVANESSTYETRSVVSDRSVLLESEFFDVAARKLWIDGPNGHHLCLVYPVLGPDLSRLSKGIYTRFKPESAKDLMLQAAQALSVLHTEGLCHGDFTTSNIALRLKDDFHSFNEEKLLQVFGRPRTDPVRPYSEESPEPHAPRYIVEALDFLSSSSNLLSERICIIDFDQSFTATSAPTKLGTPAKYLAPEVAVGEHASPASDVWALGCAIFRVRSGEDLFFDYDTNCPADVLRQIVKTVGDLPDRWKETQFDEDGNPTKDQGEPFWALEETRPLKDRVHEILDESQGLFIDQNGAPQDPAVVDPAPPQFESDGPPRVPYTEAYSGMLWKPTAVCVDGGYFVAYSDESDEMLKAFPKIAESEATQLVDLLSKIFEYDPAKRVEAKELIGHPWFGHSQRKRKRVD